A single region of the Saprospiraceae bacterium genome encodes:
- a CDS encoding SDR family oxidoreductase, producing MDLQLKDKVAVISGGSIGIGLAVAKALAEEGVHLALCARNEERLHTEAERIREQYGVKVLAKQCDVSVATAIEEFVATVEATYGGADILINNAGSGTNEKIIDAEDEKWQYFWDLHVMAAVRLSRGFMPSMHRRGGGVILNNASICAKQPLGYEPIYNTTKAALSMFSKCLSNECIPMNIRVNTINPGLIITPDWWKTAQELSAKQGITAKAYLDNLAKEYTPIGRFGSPEELADFFVFMCSPRASYCVGSTYYVDGGWLKVVD from the coding sequence ATGGATTTACAACTCAAAGACAAGGTGGCTGTCATTTCGGGTGGAAGCATAGGTATCGGATTGGCCGTAGCCAAAGCATTGGCAGAAGAAGGGGTTCATTTGGCCTTATGTGCTCGAAATGAAGAACGTTTGCACACAGAAGCCGAACGCATCCGAGAACAATATGGTGTCAAAGTGCTAGCGAAACAATGCGATGTGAGTGTAGCGACAGCGATCGAAGAATTTGTGGCTACCGTGGAAGCAACTTATGGTGGCGCTGATATTTTAATCAACAATGCGGGATCGGGTACCAATGAAAAAATCATCGATGCCGAAGACGAAAAATGGCAATATTTCTGGGACTTGCATGTCATGGCCGCCGTTCGTTTATCCCGTGGATTCATGCCGTCTATGCATAGGCGTGGGGGCGGGGTCATTCTAAACAATGCCTCCATTTGTGCCAAGCAACCCCTTGGTTATGAACCCATTTACAATACTACGAAGGCTGCCCTTTCCATGTTTTCAAAATGTCTTTCTAACGAATGCATTCCCATGAATATTCGGGTTAATACCATCAATCCAGGTTTAATTATTACGCCTGATTGGTGGAAAACAGCCCAGGAATTAAGTGCAAAACAGGGGATTACGGCCAAAGCATACCTGGATAATCTCGCCAAAGAGTATACCCCTATTGGTCGATTTGGTAGCCCGGAGGAATTGGCTGACTTTTTTGTGTTCATGTGTTCACCTAGGGCTAGTTATTGCGTAGGCTCCACTTATTATGTAGATGGAGGATGGCTCAAGGTGGTTGATTAG
- a CDS encoding NifU family protein encodes MENTITKSPVMLYTEQTPNPESLKFVTNRMLYKGTADFREETLAREWSPLGSALFDKPFVKGVYICNNFVTVSKEFNYEWTDIMLPLKEFLKEYIQEGGEIVSEGFEAAMAEIEAEQGASYQYSEDEAEIVVKIKELIETYVKPAVEMDGGNIEFKSFNEGIVTVVLQGSCSGCPSSTVTLKAGIEGMLKRMIPEVKEVVSEMG; translated from the coding sequence ATGGAAAATACGATAACAAAGAGTCCTGTAATGTTGTACACAGAGCAAACGCCCAACCCTGAGTCACTCAAGTTTGTCACCAACCGCATGTTATACAAAGGAACTGCCGACTTTCGGGAAGAAACACTAGCACGGGAATGGTCTCCGCTTGGGAGCGCACTGTTTGACAAACCATTCGTCAAGGGCGTTTACATTTGTAATAACTTTGTTACCGTCAGCAAAGAATTCAACTACGAGTGGACCGATATCATGCTCCCGCTGAAAGAATTCCTTAAGGAATATATCCAGGAGGGTGGCGAAATCGTCAGTGAAGGTTTCGAAGCGGCCATGGCAGAAATTGAGGCCGAGCAAGGAGCTAGCTATCAATACTCCGAAGATGAGGCCGAAATTGTCGTAAAAATAAAAGAACTCATCGAAACCTATGTAAAACCCGCTGTAGAAATGGACGGTGGCAATATTGAATTCAAATCGTTTAACGAAGGCATCGTTACGGTTGTGCTCCAAGGCTCTTGTAGCGGCTGTCCCTCCTCTACGGTTACCCTCAAAGCGGGCATCGAAGGTATGCTCAAACGCATGATTCCGGAAGTGAAAGAGGTAGTTTCGGAAATGGGCTAA
- a CDS encoding bifunctional GNAT family N-acetyltransferase/carbon-nitrogen hydrolase family protein, producing the protein MSNILENIDSIKLQFLTIEDYIELKEVMIEAYKAMPNSYWKKSHIQKLINIFPQGQVTIMINGELAGCALSIIINDDHFDEHHTYKEITGNYTFNTHSDKGDILYGIDVFIKPEYRGLRLGRRLYDYRKELCENLNLRGIAFGGRIPNYHTYADKLSPKEYIQKVRLKEIHDPVLNFQLSNDFHVKKILQGYLEGDEASKEFAALLAWDNIYYEKPKKKPSTTKVVVRLGLVQWQMRNYRKLEDLLEQSEYFVDAISNYRCDFALFPEFFNAPLMTEYNHLSEPDAIRELAKFTEPIKQKFSEFSISYNINIITGSMPAISDDGTLKNIGFLCRRDGTIEQYEKIHVTPDEAKVWGMQGGNKLKVFNTDCGKIGILVCYDVEFPELGRILADQGMQMLFVPFLTDTQNGYSRVRNCAQARAIENECYVAIAGSVGNLPKVHNMDIQFAQSMVFTPCDFSFPTNGIKAEATPNAEMILVVDVDLDLLRELNKFGSVRNLRDRRKDLYDVYWKENGKA; encoded by the coding sequence ATGAGTAATATCCTAGAAAACATTGATAGCATAAAACTTCAATTTTTAACGATTGAGGATTATATAGAGCTGAAAGAGGTAATGATTGAAGCCTATAAAGCCATGCCTAATTCCTATTGGAAAAAGTCCCATATCCAAAAATTAATTAACATCTTTCCTCAAGGGCAAGTGACCATTATGATAAATGGAGAACTTGCTGGCTGTGCTTTATCCATTATCATAAATGATGACCACTTTGATGAGCACCATACCTATAAAGAGATTACCGGTAATTATACCTTCAATACCCATAGTGATAAAGGAGATATTCTATATGGCATCGATGTTTTCATCAAACCCGAATACCGAGGCTTGAGACTAGGGCGTAGATTGTATGATTACCGAAAAGAACTTTGCGAAAACCTCAACCTCCGGGGCATCGCCTTTGGTGGGCGTATTCCCAATTACCATACCTATGCCGATAAGCTTTCGCCGAAAGAATACATTCAAAAGGTGCGATTAAAAGAAATTCACGACCCCGTTCTCAATTTCCAATTGTCGAATGACTTTCATGTCAAGAAAATTCTACAAGGTTATCTCGAAGGAGATGAGGCTTCCAAAGAATTTGCCGCTTTGCTAGCTTGGGACAATATTTATTACGAAAAACCCAAAAAAAAACCATCTACCACTAAAGTTGTGGTTCGATTGGGACTTGTGCAATGGCAAATGCGTAACTACAGAAAATTAGAGGATCTGCTGGAGCAATCCGAATATTTTGTAGATGCCATCTCCAATTACCGCTGTGATTTCGCCCTCTTTCCAGAGTTTTTTAATGCGCCTTTGATGACGGAGTACAACCATCTATCAGAGCCAGATGCCATTAGAGAATTGGCCAAATTTACCGAGCCCATTAAACAAAAATTTTCAGAGTTTTCCATCTCTTATAACATCAATATCATCACGGGGTCCATGCCTGCTATCAGCGACGATGGGACCCTCAAAAACATCGGCTTCCTGTGTCGCAGAGATGGCACCATTGAGCAGTATGAAAAAATTCATGTCACCCCTGATGAAGCCAAAGTGTGGGGAATGCAGGGCGGAAACAAATTAAAAGTCTTCAATACCGATTGTGGAAAAATTGGCATTCTGGTTTGTTACGATGTCGAGTTCCCTGAATTAGGAAGGATATTAGCCGATCAAGGGATGCAAATGCTCTTCGTCCCCTTCCTCACTGATACCCAAAATGGCTATTCCCGCGTCCGGAATTGCGCCCAGGCCAGGGCTATCGAAAACGAATGTTATGTCGCCATTGCAGGTAGTGTAGGGAATCTTCCTAAAGTCCACAATATGGATATTCAATTTGCCCAATCCATGGTCTTTACGCCTTGTGATTTTTCCTTTCCCACCAATGGGATCAAAGCTGAAGCAACACCTAACGCTGAAATGATCCTCGTTGTAGACGTTGACCTGGACTTGCTGAGGGAGCTGAATAAATTTGGTAGTGTGCGCAATCTCAGAGATCGTAGGAAGGATTTATACGATGTCTATTGGAAAGAAAATGGGAAAGCCTAA
- a CDS encoding GYDIA family GHMP kinase yields MPSFQTHTHGKLLLTAEYLVLDGALALALPTRLGQHLTVREIETKKTGTIQWESLDEQGNPWFEALFQVAPLKILDSTDKTTAQRLVQIFQAIQQQKKTWQDLPALHIQTRLDFPRQWGLGTSSTLLAALAQWQQVDPYQLLWDTFGGSAYDIACANAQGPILYQLQAGKPIVQSCSFHPPFIDQLYLVYAGQKQDSREGIRRYKTQVSASSSLVQEMTELTSAILQAPNLPTFEQLIAKHESIISSALDFPTVQQLHFEDFWGQTKSLGAWGGDFMLATSRKTKAETMTYFRGKGFSTIFSFSDWVMGY; encoded by the coding sequence GTGCCTAGCTTTCAAACCCATACCCACGGTAAACTCCTGCTCACCGCCGAATACCTGGTGCTCGACGGCGCCTTAGCCCTGGCCCTCCCCACCCGATTGGGGCAACACCTCACTGTACGGGAAATCGAAACGAAAAAAACAGGAACCATCCAATGGGAAAGCCTTGATGAACAGGGAAATCCCTGGTTTGAGGCCTTGTTTCAAGTTGCACCGCTGAAGATATTAGACAGTACAGACAAAACAACTGCACAGCGGCTTGTTCAAATCTTTCAGGCCATACAACAACAAAAAAAGACTTGGCAGGATCTGCCAGCGCTCCATATACAGACCAGGCTGGATTTCCCGCGGCAATGGGGTCTCGGCACCTCCTCCACCCTCCTCGCCGCCCTCGCTCAATGGCAACAAGTAGACCCGTATCAGTTGCTCTGGGATACTTTTGGCGGCTCAGCCTATGACATTGCCTGCGCTAATGCCCAGGGACCGATCCTTTATCAACTCCAAGCGGGAAAGCCAATCGTCCAAAGCTGCTCTTTTCATCCGCCTTTCATTGATCAACTATACCTGGTTTACGCCGGCCAAAAGCAGGATAGCCGCGAAGGCATCCGACGTTACAAAACGCAAGTCAGCGCTTCTTCTTCCCTGGTGCAGGAAATGACAGAATTGACCAGCGCCATTCTTCAGGCCCCCAATCTCCCCACCTTCGAGCAATTAATCGCCAAACACGAATCCATTATTAGTAGTGCCCTGGACTTCCCCACGGTACAGCAACTTCATTTTGAAGACTTTTGGGGGCAAACCAAATCCCTCGGCGCCTGGGGTGGCGACTTTATGCTGGCCACCAGTCGTAAAACAAAAGCAGAAACGATGACCTATTTCAGGGGAAAAGGGTTTTCAACTATCTTCTCTTTTTCGGATTGGGTGATGGGGTATTAA
- a CDS encoding helix-turn-helix domain-containing protein encodes MLEIRFDIVQAITIAAIFNGLIFSVLLLRKRENRKANRFLSLLLFSMSYSLAAQLCIDLGVYNYYPRLHWLPAKLVFWMGPAFYFYIKCLTAPNFQVRNVHLWHFAVIIFEYPHSVYHLILGRINPYPRLHNFTEAMSAYALFPLLLYSYFSFRIINNYRKALLDQYSSTELRTLAWLKQLILMGAIILFPILIVFLVDFRIFYDYNMEFFEGTLFQYDFVITLLFILAIYWLSIGGFRQAQIEIDQDLWPAKHKEMPKDYSLIIDTLMEAMQKDKLFLDPELSIRKLTQHTELAERDISAALNQQLKKNFYAFVNEFRVEEVKKRLKDPQHEHLKLLSIAFDAGFNSKATFNRIFKEYTGESPKAYREKVS; translated from the coding sequence GTGCTGGAAATTAGATTCGATATCGTTCAAGCGATCACTATTGCCGCCATTTTTAATGGATTAATTTTTAGTGTGTTATTGTTACGCAAGCGAGAGAACCGAAAAGCAAATCGCTTTCTCAGTCTGCTTTTATTTTCGATGAGTTATAGTTTGGCGGCACAGTTATGTATTGACCTTGGTGTATACAATTATTACCCCAGGCTACATTGGCTACCTGCCAAATTGGTCTTCTGGATGGGGCCAGCTTTTTATTTTTATATAAAATGTCTAACTGCACCAAATTTTCAAGTCAGAAATGTCCATTTGTGGCATTTTGCTGTGATCATATTCGAATACCCTCACAGCGTCTATCACCTTATTTTAGGTCGAATTAATCCCTACCCACGCTTACATAATTTTACGGAAGCGATGAGCGCCTACGCACTTTTTCCGCTCTTACTGTATTCCTATTTCTCGTTTAGGATAATCAATAACTATCGCAAGGCTTTGCTCGATCAGTATTCCTCCACTGAATTACGAACCTTGGCTTGGTTGAAGCAACTGATCTTAATGGGAGCAATCATTTTATTCCCCATACTTATTGTTTTTTTGGTCGATTTTCGGATTTTTTATGACTATAACATGGAGTTCTTTGAGGGGACGCTGTTTCAATACGATTTCGTCATAACCTTGCTTTTCATCCTGGCCATTTACTGGCTGAGTATTGGGGGATTCAGGCAGGCTCAAATAGAAATTGATCAAGATTTATGGCCTGCCAAGCATAAGGAGATGCCTAAAGACTATAGTTTGATCATTGATACCTTGATGGAGGCAATGCAAAAAGATAAACTATTTTTGGACCCTGAACTCAGTATTCGGAAACTAACCCAACACACCGAGCTTGCAGAACGAGACATATCTGCTGCACTCAATCAGCAATTAAAAAAGAACTTTTATGCCTTTGTCAACGAATTCCGAGTAGAGGAGGTCAAAAAGAGGTTAAAGGATCCACAGCACGAACATTTAAAGCTTTTAAGTATTGCCTTCGATGCTGGCTTTAATTCCAAGGCCACTTTTAATAGGATTTTTAAGGAGTATACGGGTGAATCGCCAAAGGCGTACCGGGAAAAGGTATCATAG
- a CDS encoding cation diffusion facilitator family transporter: MNKEQTAIRTTYFSIIGNTSLALIKGFAGFLGNSYALIADAIESTADIFSSLLVLFGLKYANRPADKNHPYGHGKIEPLITFMVVAFLVTSATVIAYESIQNIQTPHKMPKPWTLIVLGVIILWKEVSFRIVIKKSKETHSSSLKADAWHHRSDAITSVMAFIGISIALILGQGYETADDWAALFASFFILYNSYLVFRPALGEIMDEHLYDDLILKIREESLKVEGILGTEKCFIRKAGMSYHVDLHAIVNGDISVKEGHDLAHDLKDFLHHEIPDLGHILIHIEPNH, from the coding sequence TTGAATAAGGAGCAAACGGCAATTCGAACGACCTATTTCAGTATTATTGGAAATACCAGTTTGGCTTTGATAAAAGGATTTGCAGGTTTTTTGGGAAACTCGTATGCCTTAATTGCGGATGCTATAGAATCGACAGCGGATATTTTTTCTTCTCTTTTGGTGCTTTTCGGACTTAAGTACGCCAACAGACCAGCAGATAAAAACCATCCCTACGGACATGGAAAAATTGAACCTTTAATTACGTTTATGGTCGTCGCTTTTCTTGTCACTTCTGCTACGGTAATTGCCTACGAAAGTATTCAAAACATTCAAACACCGCATAAAATGCCCAAACCATGGACCTTAATTGTGCTGGGGGTGATTATTTTATGGAAAGAGGTATCATTTCGTATCGTGATTAAGAAAAGTAAGGAAACACATAGTTCATCACTAAAAGCAGATGCCTGGCATCATAGAAGTGATGCAATTACTTCAGTAATGGCCTTTATAGGCATTTCGATTGCTCTCATTTTAGGGCAGGGATACGAAACAGCAGATGATTGGGCCGCTTTATTCGCTTCGTTTTTTATTTTGTACAACAGCTATTTAGTATTCAGACCTGCGCTCGGCGAAATAATGGATGAACATCTCTATGATGATTTAATCCTCAAAATCAGAGAAGAATCACTGAAAGTGGAAGGAATATTAGGAACAGAAAAGTGTTTTATACGAAAAGCAGGAATGAGCTATCATGTTGATTTGCATGCCATCGTTAATGGCGATATTTCAGTTAAAGAAGGGCACGATTTAGCACATGATTTAAAAGACTTTTTGCATCACGAAATCCCTGATTTAGGACATATACTAATACATATTGAACCAAACCATTAG
- a CDS encoding serine hydrolase domain-containing protein, with amino-acid sequence MKKALRDGKKVVSFISVKLLRYFLSFVLCILFLVVVFFYPILSPYVGLKPMPEMQRPDQSEAETKDTLYLKALSQIEEILFQSAQQLQVPALSAAIGVDNQLIWANAAGYADIAEQRKADRYTQFRIGSVSKSVTAMGIGKLLESGQLSLDRSIQSYVSYFDQSKPNISIRQLASHTSGIRNYGFCCCIPAHEGLNNDQYESVAQSVGVFSHDKLLFEPGTGFSYATYNYTLISAAMEEVTGVSFLDYMAKTVFQPLEMNSTMGDLALETIANRATFYDVKKGKYKEAYRINSSNKWAGGGMLSTPSDLIKMANALLNDNFLAAATKAQLWQPVPLTNGEMNPQNYAIAWRIDATPNILKDRKVQIIHHGGTITGSIALLILFPEYNMSIAMMANRSGSSGELFGPIYEMAKVLIPHHPIRKREDS; translated from the coding sequence ATGAAAAAAGCATTAAGGGACGGGAAAAAAGTGGTATCATTTATTTCCGTCAAACTACTAAGGTATTTCCTCTCCTTTGTTTTGTGTATACTATTTCTTGTAGTCGTATTTTTCTATCCTATTCTTAGTCCTTATGTTGGACTCAAACCCATGCCTGAAATGCAAAGGCCTGATCAATCTGAGGCCGAAACAAAAGATACGCTATACTTAAAGGCGCTTTCTCAAATAGAAGAAATATTATTTCAATCAGCTCAACAGTTGCAGGTGCCCGCCCTTTCTGCTGCGATAGGTGTGGACAACCAGCTTATTTGGGCCAATGCGGCGGGTTATGCTGATATAGCGGAACAACGGAAGGCAGATAGGTATACCCAATTTAGGATAGGCAGTGTATCAAAGTCGGTCACTGCTATGGGAATTGGTAAACTGTTAGAAAGCGGGCAATTGAGTTTAGACCGATCTATTCAATCTTATGTTTCCTATTTTGACCAATCAAAGCCTAATATTAGCATTCGACAGTTGGCTTCCCATACCTCGGGCATTAGAAATTATGGATTTTGCTGCTGTATACCTGCGCATGAAGGTTTGAACAACGATCAGTATGAAAGTGTGGCGCAAAGCGTAGGCGTTTTTAGCCATGACAAGCTCTTATTTGAGCCAGGCACTGGATTCAGTTATGCTACCTACAATTATACCCTGATCAGCGCAGCGATGGAAGAAGTGACGGGTGTTTCCTTCTTAGATTACATGGCCAAGACTGTATTCCAACCTTTAGAAATGAACAGTACAATGGGGGATTTGGCTTTGGAAACGATAGCCAATAGGGCAACGTTTTATGACGTAAAAAAGGGTAAATACAAGGAAGCCTATCGGATCAATAGCAGTAATAAATGGGCGGGAGGAGGAATGCTTTCTACGCCTTCTGATTTAATTAAAATGGCCAATGCCTTATTGAACGACAACTTTTTGGCAGCCGCTACTAAAGCACAACTATGGCAGCCGGTACCACTGACAAATGGCGAAATGAATCCGCAAAACTACGCTATCGCCTGGCGTATTGATGCGACACCTAACATTCTGAAGGACAGGAAGGTCCAAATCATACATCATGGTGGAACGATCACTGGCTCCATCGCCTTGTTAATTTTATTCCCTGAATACAACATGAGTATTGCGATGATGGCCAACCGAAGTGGAAGTTCAGGCGAACTATTCGGTCCGATATATGAAATGGCAAAAGTGTTAATACCCCATCACCCAATCCGAAAAAGAGAAGATAGTTGA
- a CDS encoding DUF1080 domain-containing protein produces MLLILLLLGCNEVKEPAFESIFDGQTWQGWEGEKAFFRIENQAIVAGSLIDTIPKNQFLCTEKSYADFELQMKVKFTSKTNNAGIQFRTSRIPDHHEVIGYQADVGFLPERPIWGSLYDESRRKRFLLEPPAEKILAVLQPEDWNTYRIHCQGPRIKFWLNDSLVLEYEESDETVAAEGLICVQIHSGDPAEAWYKDIEIKEL; encoded by the coding sequence ATGCTGTTGATCCTCCTCTTATTAGGTTGTAATGAAGTAAAAGAGCCAGCCTTCGAATCTATATTTGATGGCCAGACCTGGCAAGGATGGGAAGGTGAAAAAGCCTTTTTTAGGATCGAAAACCAGGCAATTGTGGCGGGGAGCCTGATAGACACCATTCCCAAGAATCAGTTTTTATGCACAGAAAAAAGTTATGCAGATTTTGAACTGCAAATGAAAGTCAAGTTTACCTCCAAAACGAACAATGCGGGTATCCAATTCCGTACCAGCAGGATTCCAGATCATCATGAAGTAATTGGCTACCAGGCAGATGTTGGTTTTTTGCCCGAGCGTCCAATTTGGGGGTCCTTATATGACGAATCCCGGCGGAAGCGTTTTTTATTAGAACCACCTGCTGAAAAAATCTTGGCTGTTTTGCAGCCGGAAGACTGGAATACCTATCGCATTCATTGTCAAGGCCCCCGGATCAAATTTTGGTTGAACGATAGTTTGGTGCTGGAATATGAGGAATCAGATGAAACGGTTGCCGCGGAGGGCCTGATCTGTGTGCAAATTCACAGTGGAGATCCGGCAGAAGCCTGGTATAAGGATATTGAAATTAAGGAACTTTAA